The Actinomycetes bacterium genome includes the window GCGAGTCCCCCACGGCCGCCGCCAGCAGTCTGCCCACCCTCATGGCGCTGTCGGAGGCCCAGCGCCGGGTGCTGACCGCCCTGTGCCGCCCCTACAAGCACTCCCACCCCTATGCCACCCCGGCCACCAACCAGCAGATCGCCGACGAGCTGTTCCTGAGCGTCGACGCGGTCAAGACCCACCTGCGGGCCCTGTTCCAGAAGTTCGGGGTCGAGGAGCTGCCGCAGAACCAGAAGCGGGCCCGGCTGGTGGAGCGCGCGTTCCTGGCGGGGCTGATCTCCGAGCGGGACCTGTGACCAGTCGCGGCCCGGCGCCGGCCACACGGTGAGGGAGAGCTTGGCCGGCACCCGCGACCCGTGAGCACAGGAGCCTGCAGCGTGTACGACCAGGACATCCAGTCGGTGCTGCTCGACGAGCGCCAGATCCGCGAGAAGGTGGCCGAGCTGGCTGCCCGCATCTCAAAGGACTACGAAGGCCGCGACGTGGTCCTGGTGGGGATCCTCAAGGGCGGGGTGATCCTCATGGCCGACCTGTCGCGGACGCTCACCGTGCCCCACGAGGTCGACTTCATGGCCGTCTCCTCCTACGGCGCAGCCACCGAGAGCTCCGGGGTCGTCCGGCTCCTCAAGGACCTGGACCTCGACATCCAGGGCCGGCACGTCATCCTCGTCGAGGACATCGTCGACTCCGGCCTGACGCTCGAGTACCTGGTCGAGACGCTGCGCCCGCGCCGCCCGGCCTCGCTCGAGGTCTGTGTCCTGCTCATGAAGCCAGAGATGCTGCAGACCGACCTCAAGGTCAAGTACAAGGGCTTCGACATCCCCCCGGCGTTCGTCGTCGGGTACGGGCTCGACTACGCCGAGCGCTACCGCAACCTGCCGTACGTGGCCACGCTCAAGCCCGAGGTGTACCGGCAGGGCGGCGGCGCCGGTTAGGGTTCCGGGGACCGCAGCTCCAACGACGGAGGAGGTAGGGGTTGGACGTCGCAACGGCCCTCGACCGGCTGCCAAAGGTCGAGCTGCACTGTCACGTCGAGGGGACGATGCGCCCAGGGACCGTGGTCGAGCTTGCCCGGAAGAACGGCGTCCCGCTGCCGTCGCCCGACCCGACCGAGCTGTACCGCTACTCGAGCCTGGACACCTTCCTCGAGGTCTTCTGGCTGGTGCAGTCGACCCTGGCCACCCGCGACGACTGGTCCCGGCTCGCCTACGAGAGCATCGTCGACGGCGCCGCGCATGGCCTCGTCTACCGCGAGACCTTCTTCACCCCGGCCCGCCACCTGGAGGCCGGCCAGGACCTCGCGGACGTGATCGCCGGGCTGGCCGAGGGGATCGAGCTGGCCGAGGCCGAGACGGGCGCCCGTGCCATGCTGATCGCCGACGTCGACCGGGCCTACGGCGGCCAGGCCGGGCGGGAGATGGTCGAGCGGCTGGTCGAGCTGCGCCGGGCGGGCAGCCCGGGCACCGAGCGGGTGCTCGGGGTCGGGCTCGACTCGACCGAGCTCGGCGTCGACCCGGCCGACTTCGCCGACGCGTTCGAGCTGGCCGGCAAGGCCGGGCTGCGCCGCACCTCCCACCAGGGCGAGGAGACCCCGCCGGGCCACATCTGGGCTGGCCTGGACGTGCTGGGGTCGGAGCGGATCGACCACGGCCTGTCCAGCCTGCAGGACCCCGAGCTGGTCCGCCGGCTCGCCGGCGAGCGGATCCCGCTCACGGTCTGCCCGAACTCCAACGTCCTGATCGCCAACGCGGTTCCCCGCCTCGAGCTGCACCCGTATCCGAAGATGCGCCAGGCCGGCCTGCTCGCCACGCTGAACACCGACGACCCGGCCCTGACCGACCTCGACCTCGGCCAGGAGTACCGCTCGGCCATGGACGCGTTCGGCTTCACCTGGGACGACATGGTCCAGATCGCGCTCGACGGGGCCGAGGCGACCTGGCTGGACGACGGCGACAAGCGCGCCCTGCGCGACCGCATCGGCACCGACGCAGCCCGGCTCGGCGCTGAGCTGGACTGAGCACCCGGGCCAGCGCCTGGGCCGCGGTCAGGCCGAGCGGGCGGGCGCTCGCTTCGGCGATCAGGCCCTGCTCGGTCAGGTCCATGCCGGCGCCAAGGGCGCCGGGCGGCCCCGACCGGCCGGGACCTTCCCCAGCCCGGGCATGCTCAGCCTCCCCGGCTCGGGCCGGCGTCTTGGGGTTCGAGCCCGACGACGTGCTCGGGACGGATCGGCACCCGCGTGAGCGGGCGGCCGGTGGCGGCGCGTACGGCCGCGACGATCGCCGGCGTGGACGAGATCGTGGGCGGCTCCCCCACCCCCTTCACGCCGTAGGGCGAGGTGGGGTCGCCGAGCTCCAGGACGTCGGTCCGGACCGGCGGCATGTCGAGCACGGTGGGGATGAGGTAGTCGGTGAACGACGGGTTGCGCACCTTGCCGCCGGCGACCTGGACCTCCTCCATGAGCGCGAGCCCGAGGCCCTGCGCGATGCCGCCCTCGATCTGGCCCTCGACCGCCTGCGGGTTCAGGGCCCGGCCGACATCCTGGGCGGTGGCGATCTCCACCACCTTGACCAGCCCGAGCTCGGTGTCGACGTCGACGACCGCGCGGTGGGCTGCGAACGCGAACGCGAGGTGCGCGTCGCCCTGGCCGGTCTCGGGATCCAGCGGGGAGGTCGCCCGGTGGTGGTGCTCACGGGTCTCCTCGACCGTCTGGCGGCCGAGCAGGTCGGCCAGGGTGACCAGCACGCCGGCGGGCGGGCCGGCCTCCGCTGCTGCGGGCGGGCCGGCCTCCGCTGCTGCGGCCGGGCCGGGCTCCGCTGCTGCGGCCGGGGCGACCACTACGGCGCCGGGGAGGGCGAGGCCGCCGGGGGGGTCCGGGGGGGCGCTCTCCGCCCCCCCGGTCGATCGGGCCA containing:
- a CDS encoding FHA domain-containing protein; translation: MLDELASPVTIGRSAAAGIRLDWDDEVSRLHAELARVGADWTIVDDGLSRNGTYVNGERISGRRRLRDGDNLRFGATTILFRAQRDRESPTAAASSLPTLMALSEAQRRVLTALCRPYKHSHPYATPATNQQIADELFLSVDAVKTHLRALFQKFGVEELPQNQKRARLVERAFLAGLISERDL
- the add gene encoding adenosine deaminase — its product is MDVATALDRLPKVELHCHVEGTMRPGTVVELARKNGVPLPSPDPTELYRYSSLDTFLEVFWLVQSTLATRDDWSRLAYESIVDGAAHGLVYRETFFTPARHLEAGQDLADVIAGLAEGIELAEAETGARAMLIADVDRAYGGQAGREMVERLVELRRAGSPGTERVLGVGLDSTELGVDPADFADAFELAGKAGLRRTSHQGEETPPGHIWAGLDVLGSERIDHGLSSLQDPELVRRLAGERIPLTVCPNSNVLIANAVPRLELHPYPKMRQAGLLATLNTDDPALTDLDLGQEYRSAMDAFGFTWDDMVQIALDGAEATWLDDGDKRALRDRIGTDAARLGAELD
- the hpt gene encoding hypoxanthine phosphoribosyltransferase — protein: MYDQDIQSVLLDERQIREKVAELAARISKDYEGRDVVLVGILKGGVILMADLSRTLTVPHEVDFMAVSSYGAATESSGVVRLLKDLDLDIQGRHVILVEDIVDSGLTLEYLVETLRPRRPASLEVCVLLMKPEMLQTDLKVKYKGFDIPPAFVVGYGLDYAERYRNLPYVATLKPEVYRQGGGAG